A window of Haliscomenobacter hydrossis DSM 1100 contains these coding sequences:
- a CDS encoding 4Fe-4S dicluster domain-containing protein, producing MREITPFEDSEEYRDHIATVDDRGKRIWVYPKKPKGKFTSARTYLSCAFLIFLFGAPFVKINGEPMLLFDILKRHFIIFGVNFAPQDFHLFVLAMLTFVVFIILFTVIYGRLFCGWVCPQTVFMEMVFRKIEYWIEGDANAQRRLNNAPWTNEKILKKGAKQAIFFAISVLIANTFLAYIIGLDEVLKIASEPVSQNLAGFIALMVFSFAFFFVFSWMREQICIAICPYGRLQGVLLDKSSIVVHYDHVRGEPRGKIKRDAPKPESPLTSIQSSVRQSEQAVALEMVEALPNAANPIEAVQKSLGDCIDCKLCIHVCPTGIDIRNGTQLECVNCTACIDACDEVMDKVQRPRGLIRYASATSIETKTQKIFTTRVKAYTVVLALMVILNIVLLSTRSEVEVLLLRTPGMLYQKVGTTHISNLYNYEIINKTRDTFPVEFRLVNPSGRVKLIGKTPFTKASDITKGAMFVEIERKKLTGRKTRIEVDIYSNGKKLDRVKTNFLGPMN from the coding sequence ATGCGCGAAATCACCCCTTTTGAAGATTCCGAAGAATACCGCGACCACATCGCAACCGTGGATGACCGCGGCAAACGAATTTGGGTCTACCCAAAAAAACCGAAAGGAAAATTCACCTCAGCCAGAACTTATCTGAGCTGTGCATTTTTGATTTTTTTGTTTGGCGCACCCTTTGTCAAGATCAATGGCGAGCCAATGCTGCTGTTCGATATTCTGAAGCGCCACTTCATCATTTTTGGGGTAAATTTTGCGCCACAGGATTTTCACCTGTTTGTATTGGCCATGTTGACCTTTGTGGTCTTCATCATCCTGTTTACCGTCATCTATGGTCGGTTGTTTTGCGGCTGGGTTTGTCCCCAAACGGTATTTATGGAAATGGTTTTCCGCAAAATTGAATATTGGATTGAAGGCGATGCCAATGCCCAGCGCAGGCTCAACAATGCCCCCTGGACGAACGAAAAAATCCTGAAAAAAGGCGCCAAACAAGCCATCTTTTTTGCCATTTCTGTGCTGATCGCCAATACCTTCCTGGCCTACATCATCGGACTGGATGAAGTACTTAAAATTGCTTCAGAACCCGTTTCGCAAAACCTGGCTGGTTTCATTGCGCTCATGGTATTTTCTTTTGCTTTCTTCTTTGTCTTTTCCTGGATGCGCGAACAGATCTGCATCGCCATTTGCCCTTATGGCCGTCTGCAAGGCGTACTTTTAGACAAAAGTTCGATTGTGGTGCATTATGACCATGTACGGGGTGAACCTCGGGGCAAAATCAAAAGAGACGCACCCAAACCTGAGTCCCCCCTTACAAGTATCCAATCTTCGGTTCGGCAAAGCGAACAGGCCGTAGCACTGGAAATGGTGGAAGCTTTACCCAATGCTGCCAATCCGATTGAAGCAGTGCAAAAAAGTTTGGGCGATTGCATCGACTGCAAATTGTGCATCCACGTATGCCCCACCGGGATCGACATCCGTAATGGCACCCAATTGGAATGTGTCAACTGTACCGCTTGTATTGATGCTTGTGACGAAGTCATGGACAAAGTGCAGCGACCACGTGGGTTGATTCGTTACGCCAGTGCCACCAGCATTGAAACCAAGACCCAAAAAATATTCACTACCCGGGTTAAAGCTTATACCGTTGTTTTGGCCTTGATGGTCATCCTCAACATCGTATTGCTTTCAACACGTTCCGAGGTGGAGGTTTTGCTGTTGCGCACGCCTGGCATGTTGTACCAAAAAGTGGGTACAACACACATCAGCAATTTGTACAACTACGAAATCATCAACAAAACACGGGATACTTTTCCTGTTGAATTCCGCCTGGTAAATCCGAGTGGTCGTGTCAAACTGATTGGCAAAACACCGTTTACCAAGGCTTCGGATATCACGAAAGGCGCCATGTTTGTGGAAATAGAGCGAAAAAAACTGACTGGAAGAAAAACAAGGATTGAGGTGGATATTTATTCCAATGGGAAAAAACTCGACCGCGTAAAGACGAACTTTTTGGGGCCAATGAATTAA
- a CDS encoding cbb3-type cytochrome c oxidase N-terminal domain-containing protein — protein MKKNKLKKQIVITIIALFSSSLAFAQGAAATASGTSQANSEVYNSLLSNGLIFFAGLTMLGAVLALFHLLSMMIKVQQIKIYQEQGIEAYQEKVKESQEPLWKRQYKAWTNVVPIEKENTVMLDHNYDGIKELDNSLPPWWVAMFYITIFLGVIFFAYYHVLGGPSQADEYNAEMKVAEQAKAAFAATQANQIDEDNLEASTDPQDLAIGKTIYATNCVACHLANGEGSVGPNLTDEFWIHGGGITNIYKTVKNGVPEKGMIAWSAQLKPADMYKVSSYILSLQGTNPPNAKAPQGDKYVPETE, from the coding sequence ATGAAGAAAAATAAGCTCAAAAAGCAAATTGTCATCACCATCATTGCCCTGTTTTCTTCTTCGCTAGCATTCGCCCAAGGAGCGGCAGCAACTGCCAGTGGTACGTCCCAGGCCAATAGCGAAGTATACAATTCACTCCTGTCAAATGGCTTGATTTTCTTCGCTGGTTTGACCATGTTGGGCGCAGTACTGGCACTTTTTCACTTGCTAAGCATGATGATTAAAGTACAACAGATTAAAATCTACCAGGAGCAAGGCATTGAGGCGTACCAGGAAAAGGTAAAAGAAAGTCAAGAACCTCTCTGGAAACGCCAATACAAGGCCTGGACGAACGTGGTTCCGATTGAAAAGGAAAACACGGTCATGCTGGACCACAACTACGATGGCATCAAGGAGCTAGACAACAGTTTACCGCCTTGGTGGGTAGCAATGTTTTACATCACCATTTTCCTTGGTGTCATATTTTTTGCGTATTACCACGTTTTGGGCGGACCAAGCCAAGCCGACGAATACAATGCAGAAATGAAAGTGGCCGAACAAGCCAAAGCTGCTTTTGCTGCTACGCAGGCCAACCAGATTGACGAAGACAATCTGGAAGCCAGCACCGATCCTCAAGACCTTGCAATTGGTAAAACCATTTATGCAACCAACTGCGTGGCTTGTCACCTGGCCAATGGCGAAGGTAGTGTAGGCCCCAACCTTACCGATGAGTTCTGGATTCACGGGGGTGGCATTACCAATATCTATAAAACGGTCAAAAACGGGGTGCCAGAAAAAGGAATGATTGCCTGGAGTGCACAGCTGAAACCTGCTGACATGTACAAAGTGAGCAGCTACATTCTATCACTGCAAGGCACCAATCCACCGAATGCCAAAGCCCCGCAAGGGGATAAGTATGTACCAGAAACCGAGTAA
- the ccoN gene encoding cytochrome-c oxidase, cbb3-type subunit I encodes MAQVETFYYDNAIVRKFTYATMLWSVVGMLVGLIAAFQLIMPDLNLGIPYTTFGRIRPLHTNAAIFAFVGNGIFMGVYYSLQRLLKTRMFSNTLSNIHFWGWQLIIVLAAVTLPLGITSSKEYAELEWPIDIAIALVWVVFGINMFGTIIKRRENHMYVAIWFYIATWITVTVLHIGNNIEIPVSATKSYGIFAGVQDALVQWWYGHNAVAFFLTTPYLGLMYYFLPKAANRPVYSYRLSIIHFWALIFIYIWAGPHHLLYTSLPDWAQSLGSVFSIMLIAPSWGGMLNGLLTLRGAWDRVRQDPVLKFMVVAITAYGMATFEGPMLSIKSVNAISHFTDWTIGHVHIGTLGWNGFLTFGILYWLIPRLFNTNLYSLKLANAHFWIGTLGIAFYAIPLYWAGWAQSLMWKEFTPDGFLKYGNFLETVTQIMPMYYLRALGGTLFFAGTLVMIYNLIKTIKQGAFIGDEAAEAPARVATADVHKGEHWHRWIERRPMQMLILSAIAILIGGIIEITPMVMIESNVPKIASVKPYTPLELHGRDLYIREGCVGCHSQMVRPFRSETERYGEYSKSGEYIYDRPFLWGSKRTGPDLHREGGKYPDSWHYNHMVDPQSMSPGSIMPPYPWMLRDEMDLGTLPRKIKVLRSLGTPYPAGFEDRAVADLKEQAAGIAARLRADGIEDEKLEKRDIIALIAYLQRLGTDIKPKAATN; translated from the coding sequence ATGGCACAAGTAGAGACATTTTACTACGACAATGCTATAGTACGCAAGTTTACGTACGCGACCATGCTCTGGAGTGTTGTTGGGATGCTAGTGGGCCTGATTGCAGCTTTCCAGCTGATCATGCCCGATTTGAACTTAGGCATTCCTTACACCACATTCGGTAGAATCCGTCCACTGCACACCAACGCAGCCATTTTTGCTTTTGTTGGAAACGGTATTTTTATGGGAGTTTATTACTCCTTGCAGCGTTTGCTTAAAACACGCATGTTTAGCAATACGCTGAGTAACATCCACTTCTGGGGTTGGCAGCTCATTATTGTGCTGGCGGCCGTTACCCTTCCACTGGGCATTACCAGTTCCAAGGAGTATGCCGAATTGGAATGGCCAATCGACATAGCCATAGCTTTGGTGTGGGTGGTTTTTGGTATCAACATGTTTGGTACCATCATCAAACGTCGTGAAAACCACATGTACGTTGCCATCTGGTTTTACATTGCGACCTGGATCACTGTAACCGTGCTGCACATTGGCAACAACATCGAAATTCCGGTATCCGCGACCAAAAGTTACGGTATTTTCGCCGGAGTTCAAGATGCACTGGTACAGTGGTGGTATGGCCACAACGCGGTAGCATTCTTCCTCACGACCCCTTATTTGGGCTTGATGTACTACTTCTTACCCAAGGCGGCCAATCGTCCGGTGTACTCGTACCGCTTGTCCATTATTCACTTTTGGGCCTTGATTTTTATCTACATCTGGGCCGGTCCTCACCACTTGTTGTATACTTCTTTGCCTGACTGGGCGCAATCACTGGGTTCCGTTTTCTCCATTATGTTGATTGCACCTTCCTGGGGGGGGATGTTGAACGGCTTGCTGACGCTCAGAGGAGCCTGGGACCGTGTACGACAAGATCCAGTATTGAAATTCATGGTGGTAGCCATCACCGCTTACGGTATGGCCACTTTTGAAGGACCTATGCTTTCGATCAAATCCGTCAACGCCATTAGCCACTTTACCGACTGGACCATTGGTCACGTGCACATTGGCACCCTGGGTTGGAATGGGTTTCTGACCTTTGGCATCCTGTACTGGTTGATTCCAAGATTGTTCAATACCAATTTATACTCGCTCAAACTGGCCAACGCACACTTCTGGATTGGCACCTTAGGGATTGCATTTTATGCCATTCCATTGTACTGGGCTGGTTGGGCACAAAGTTTGATGTGGAAAGAATTTACCCCTGATGGGTTTTTGAAATACGGTAACTTCCTGGAAACTGTTACCCAGATTATGCCGATGTATTACCTCCGCGCACTGGGTGGTACCCTCTTTTTTGCGGGAACGCTGGTGATGATTTACAATTTGATCAAAACCATCAAACAGGGCGCATTCATTGGTGACGAAGCTGCTGAGGCACCTGCCCGGGTGGCCACTGCCGATGTACACAAAGGAGAACACTGGCACCGCTGGATTGAGCGCCGTCCGATGCAAATGTTGATTCTGAGCGCCATCGCCATCTTGATTGGGGGCATCATCGAGATCACCCCAATGGTCATGATTGAATCAAACGTACCCAAGATTGCTTCGGTGAAACCATATACGCCCCTGGAATTGCATGGCCGAGACCTTTACATCCGCGAAGGTTGTGTGGGTTGCCACTCCCAAATGGTACGTCCATTCCGTTCGGAGACCGAACGCTACGGAGAGTACTCCAAATCAGGAGAATACATCTACGATCGTCCATTCTTGTGGGGATCCAAACGCACCGGGCCAGATTTGCACCGCGAAGGTGGCAAATACCCCGATAGCTGGCACTACAACCACATGGTAGACCCACAAAGTATGTCACCTGGTTCAATCATGCCTCCATATCCTTGGATGTTGCGCGATGAAATGGACCTGGGTACGCTACCCCGTAAGATCAAGGTACTGCGCTCTTTGGGCACACCTTATCCAGCTGGTTTTGAGGATCGTGCTGTGGCTGATTTGAAAGAACAAGCAGCGGGGATAGCTGCGCGCCTGCGCGCTGACGGCATTGAAGACGAAAAGTTGGAGAAACGCGACATCATTGCCTTGATTGCATACCTGCAAAGGTTGGGTACAGACATCAAGCCAAAGGCGGCAACCAATTAA
- the ccoS gene encoding cbb3-type cytochrome oxidase assembly protein CcoS yields MTVIFLLILVSLILALGFLGAFFWAVKGGQYDDDYTPSVRILLEDDKPTDTKL; encoded by the coding sequence ATGACAGTCATTTTCCTACTCATTTTAGTTAGCCTCATCCTGGCGCTCGGTTTCCTGGGAGCATTCTTCTGGGCCGTCAAAGGAGGACAATACGATGACGACTATACCCCGTCTGTCCGCATTCTCCTTGAAGACGATAAACCAACTGACACAAAACTTTAA
- a CDS encoding dienelactone hydrolase family protein → MDQRIINLYDEYTHKPLTRKAFMQQLVMLTGSTAAAMSLLPMLESDYNTANITTEGELFTEYITYPGVQGEMKAYVARPEKKKKYPAVLVIHENRGLNAHIEDVARRAANAGYLAIAPNALAPLTKPGMTEDEARQLFSTLKAEDNTANFMSCIDYLPAREDWNGKFGCVGFCWGGAMANTLAVKVPALGAAVAFYGRQPDAKDVPNIKAAVQLHYGSLDERVNAGMAAYEEALKANKITYEQYVYEGVNHAFHNDTSEARYNAESAKLAWDRTIAFFKKHIG, encoded by the coding sequence ATGGACCAACGCATCATCAACCTCTACGACGAATACACCCATAAACCGCTCACGCGAAAAGCATTTATGCAGCAATTGGTCATGCTGACGGGCAGTACTGCTGCCGCCATGTCCTTATTGCCCATGCTGGAGTCGGACTATAATACCGCCAACATCACTACCGAAGGTGAGTTGTTCACCGAATACATCACTTATCCCGGCGTACAAGGGGAAATGAAAGCCTACGTAGCCCGCCCGGAGAAGAAGAAAAAGTACCCGGCCGTGCTCGTCATCCACGAAAACCGCGGACTCAATGCCCATATCGAAGATGTGGCGCGCCGGGCAGCCAATGCCGGTTATTTGGCCATCGCCCCCAACGCGCTGGCACCACTCACCAAACCGGGCATGACGGAAGACGAAGCTCGTCAACTGTTCAGTACCCTCAAAGCCGAAGACAACACCGCCAACTTCATGAGCTGCATTGATTACCTCCCCGCTCGTGAAGACTGGAATGGCAAGTTTGGTTGTGTAGGCTTTTGTTGGGGAGGCGCTATGGCCAACACTTTGGCCGTCAAAGTTCCTGCACTAGGTGCCGCCGTAGCCTTTTATGGTCGGCAACCTGACGCGAAAGATGTTCCCAATATCAAAGCGGCGGTACAATTACACTATGGCAGCTTGGATGAGCGCGTAAACGCGGGAATGGCCGCTTATGAAGAAGCCCTCAAAGCCAATAAAATTACGTACGAGCAGTACGTTTATGAAGGGGTAAACCACGCTTTTCACAATGACACCTCTGAAGCACGTTACAATGCGGAGTCGGCCAAATTGGCCTGGGATCGCACCATCGCCTTTTTTAAAAAGCATATTGGCTAA
- a CDS encoding Uma2 family endonuclease, which produces MPSTSLEKDLLEIPDLPMLLERLHHRLDDEKIQRQEFRSWVSDEVKAEFINGQVVMHSPAADDHNEATGHLYRAVSFYVDLHKLGKVRVEKALIGMTRNDYEPDIAFWRKEIANRFHPEMNVYPTPDLVIEVLLPGKENIKRDTVTKFADYASHGIPEYWIVDPKKKSVEQYLLSDTQTGTYELFKKVTINDYIESVLLPGFIISVKAIFDAEENALTIQKFLTNIKE; this is translated from the coding sequence ATGCCCAGCACATCCCTTGAAAAAGATCTGCTCGAAATTCCAGATTTACCGATGCTGCTCGAAAGGCTGCACCACCGCCTTGACGATGAAAAAATTCAACGGCAAGAATTTAGATCTTGGGTTAGTGATGAAGTAAAAGCGGAATTTATCAATGGTCAGGTTGTCATGCATTCGCCCGCAGCTGATGACCACAACGAGGCAACGGGGCACCTCTACCGGGCGGTCAGTTTTTATGTTGATTTACACAAATTGGGAAAAGTAAGGGTTGAAAAAGCACTTATTGGGATGACGCGCAATGATTACGAACCAGATATCGCTTTTTGGCGTAAAGAAATTGCCAATCGTTTTCATCCTGAAATGAATGTTTATCCAACGCCCGATTTAGTTATCGAGGTACTTTTACCCGGCAAAGAAAACATCAAAAGAGACACCGTGACAAAATTTGCCGACTATGCTTCACATGGCATACCGGAATATTGGATTGTTGACCCCAAAAAAAAGTCCGTCGAACAGTATCTGCTATCCGATACCCAAACCGGGACTTACGAACTTTTCAAGAAAGTAACCATCAATGATTACATCGAAAGTGTGTTACTACCCGGATTTATAATATCCGTGAAAGCTATTTTTGATGCCGAGGAAAACGCCCTAACCATTCAAAAGTTTTTAACCAACATCAAAGAATAA
- a CDS encoding IS5 family transposase → MTGKYQRMTDPQWEVIAKYLPVQRKREINLRDVMDAIRFIVCTGIQWRNLPEYFPKWNAVYYYFQKWTADQTLFRLNAALNELDRINQGKEAKPSLLLVDSQSVKLAPMIGTDRGFDAHKKINGRKRQLLTDSEGRIWDACAHAANLYDADGASLLFDESRMELWWPRLQKFLTDQHYQGTFSVMATDLGIHFEIRGKIGDAKGFEVIPIRWVIERTISWSNFCRRLVKDYERTIQNSVSWTICSNIYRILRRV, encoded by the coding sequence ATGACTGGAAAGTACCAGCGCATGACCGATCCTCAATGGGAAGTTATCGCAAAATACTTACCTGTGCAAAGAAAACGGGAGATAAATCTACGAGACGTAATGGATGCAATCCGGTTTATAGTTTGTACAGGCATTCAATGGCGTAATCTACCCGAATATTTCCCGAAATGGAATGCTGTATACTACTATTTTCAAAAGTGGACAGCAGACCAAACCCTATTTCGCCTCAACGCAGCGTTGAATGAGTTGGATCGGATTAACCAAGGGAAAGAGGCCAAGCCTTCACTTTTGTTAGTTGATAGCCAGAGTGTTAAATTAGCACCTATGATCGGGACTGATCGCGGATTTGATGCGCATAAAAAAATTAACGGCCGCAAACGGCAACTTTTGACTGATTCAGAAGGACGTATTTGGGACGCATGTGCCCATGCTGCGAACCTATATGATGCTGACGGAGCAAGCCTGCTTTTTGACGAAAGCCGAATGGAACTTTGGTGGCCAAGGCTACAAAAGTTTCTCACTGATCAACACTATCAAGGTACTTTTTCGGTCATGGCAACCGATCTGGGCATTCATTTTGAGATCAGAGGTAAGATCGGAGACGCCAAAGGATTCGAGGTCATTCCCATTCGTTGGGTCATCGAAAGAACCATTTCCTGGAGTAATTTTTGCCGCAGATTAGTCAAAGATTATGAGCGAACCATACAAAATTCGGTTAGCTGGACGATTTGCTCCAATATTTACCGAATCTTGAGGAGAGTTTGA
- a CDS encoding WG repeat-containing protein, with amino-acid sequence MKNIKFFLFLVCSFYLCSSSNGQNNLLKIIENQRYGYIDTSGKKIIPAIYHNLGECKEGLIAARENGLFGYIDPAGKYQIEPRFEYATAFSQGLALVYDQGIPYFINKQGEKVISSIGEAMNSFECGVAHVFTSSGKVGLIDSKGSFVLDTLYDYIGSFDQGVAVVSIHKKDFVTRYDAKYGVIDSTGKFIVPFGFYAEIEGFNNGLAKVLGKRKDWQGLIDRKGKLILRISKGELDLYNIDQLERIQVLLDQKVKKDDLSSLYHGFVNKKGELVINNPANRWVTSFSKSRAFVHENDLWHLVDTNGTKVHPEAFDEVLDGIFVDGITWVKRKESSFWESIDQTGRTLFKSNFKAINRIPNSDLLMYNDPLLDEKTESLIDRFGLASANGAIITSAIYAHFDRNGYRNGALLVIEDERYMYITRDGKSIWQEPKHTQNCVLNIDYMLRGSFYAASERHPSDNGGFAKNDNFPQAIPAGLDFEQGLSISIRQNQSITEDCHSVIFISNLSDSNQYFNAQDGRLYMKLQAKDSAGQWRDIEYLPSSWCGNSYHTLILRSQTYWYFPMPNFEGSFSTVLRAELKVIDPTDMSSDKVKREYTIYSHEFQGAVNPAQFWRKLEYSPLGLMDPYVE; translated from the coding sequence ATGAAAAACATAAAATTCTTTCTTTTTCTGGTGTGCTCGTTTTACTTATGTTCTAGTAGCAATGGGCAGAATAATTTGCTTAAAATTATTGAGAACCAAAGGTATGGGTACATTGACACGAGTGGTAAAAAGATCATTCCAGCAATCTATCATAACCTTGGAGAATGTAAGGAAGGTTTGATTGCGGCCAGGGAAAACGGGCTGTTCGGATACATTGACCCGGCGGGAAAATACCAGATTGAACCCAGATTTGAATATGCAACAGCATTTAGTCAAGGTTTGGCTTTAGTTTACGACCAAGGCATTCCGTACTTCATCAATAAGCAAGGAGAAAAAGTGATTTCCTCAATCGGAGAAGCAATGAATAGCTTTGAATGTGGAGTAGCTCATGTATTTACCTCATCAGGGAAAGTGGGGTTAATTGACTCCAAAGGGTCATTTGTATTAGATACCCTGTACGATTATATCGGGTCATTTGATCAAGGAGTAGCGGTTGTATCAATACACAAGAAAGATTTTGTCACTAGATACGATGCAAAATATGGCGTCATAGATTCAACTGGAAAATTTATTGTCCCGTTTGGATTTTATGCAGAAATAGAAGGTTTCAATAATGGCCTTGCTAAAGTGTTGGGAAAACGCAAAGATTGGCAGGGTTTGATCGATAGAAAGGGGAAATTAATCCTACGCATATCAAAAGGAGAATTGGACCTTTATAACATTGATCAATTAGAGCGGATTCAAGTTCTATTGGATCAAAAAGTTAAAAAGGATGATTTATCATCTCTTTACCATGGCTTCGTCAATAAAAAAGGGGAACTGGTCATCAATAATCCCGCCAATCGTTGGGTCACATCTTTTTCAAAATCGCGTGCATTTGTGCATGAAAACGATCTGTGGCACTTAGTCGATACCAACGGAACAAAAGTCCATCCTGAGGCCTTTGATGAAGTACTTGACGGCATTTTTGTGGATGGCATCACCTGGGTAAAACGTAAAGAATCTTCCTTCTGGGAAAGTATAGATCAGACTGGTAGAACATTATTCAAATCCAATTTTAAAGCAATAAATCGGATCCCAAACTCAGACCTTTTGATGTACAATGATCCCTTGTTAGATGAAAAAACTGAATCATTGATCGATCGCTTTGGTTTGGCATCTGCGAATGGAGCTATCATCACCTCAGCTATTTATGCGCATTTTGACAGGAATGGTTACCGAAACGGTGCCTTATTAGTAATTGAAGATGAACGATATATGTACATAACCCGAGATGGAAAAAGCATTTGGCAAGAGCCAAAGCATACACAAAACTGCGTTTTAAACATTGACTATATGCTGCGTGGGAGTTTTTATGCTGCCTCTGAACGACATCCAAGCGATAATGGTGGTTTTGCCAAAAATGACAATTTCCCCCAAGCCATTCCTGCTGGCCTTGATTTTGAACAGGGCCTTTCTATAAGTATTCGTCAAAATCAAAGCATAACAGAAGACTGCCATTCTGTAATTTTTATCAGCAATTTAAGTGATAGTAACCAATATTTTAATGCCCAGGATGGCAGATTGTATATGAAACTACAAGCCAAAGATTCGGCTGGTCAATGGCGAGACATCGAATATTTACCTTCCAGTTGGTGTGGCAACAGTTATCATACCTTGATCCTAAGAAGTCAAACTTATTGGTATTTTCCAATGCCAAATTTTGAAGGATCGTTTTCAACTGTACTTAGAGCTGAGCTCAAGGTCATTGACCCCACAGACATGTCGAGCGACAAAGTCAAAAGAGAATACACCATCTACAGTCATGAATTCCAAGGAGCGGTAAACCCCGCGCAGTTTTGGAGAAAACTAGAGTATTCACCTTTGGGATTGATGGATCCGTACGTGGAATAA
- a CDS encoding BCCT family transporter has protein sequence MPKIKLPVFLPPAILLVVSMLYSLYDPADFLVQVKAANDWILYHFGWLFSGGTLVFLLLCVWIYFSPLAKVRIGGKNAQPILTRWQWFSITLCTTIAIGILFWATAEPLYHLHTPPGGIGVKANSPESARFAMSTMFLHWTFTPYSIYTVAGLMFAIAYYNLKQPFSLGSMLFPLIGERKPGAWSHAIDAICLYSLVAGMAASLGAGILTVAGGMERFFGLKDSPMLLLLIALVIVASFIISAITGLFNGIRILSNINTYAFFVLALFVLVFGPTRYLFQYGIEGMGDYASTFFPRSLSLQVDKSWADSWTVFYWANWLAWTPVTALFLGRVAIGYTVRDFIHYNLILPSLFSVVWMVIFSGSAIHMDFVAHTANLYGTLQSQGPESVIYGVLDQLPLAELTGLSFLATAFLSYVAGADANTSAMSSLSSSGISPESPEAPVWIKIVWGSLVGLIAWVMVANAGIEGIKMASTLGGFPALFLVLAVALGLVKILLKPGRYVLE, from the coding sequence ATGCCCAAGATCAAACTTCCCGTCTTTTTACCACCTGCCATTTTGTTGGTTGTATCCATGCTGTACAGTCTGTACGATCCAGCAGATTTTTTGGTGCAGGTCAAGGCAGCGAACGACTGGATTTTGTACCATTTTGGCTGGTTGTTTTCCGGCGGGACTTTGGTATTTTTGTTGCTGTGTGTCTGGATTTATTTTTCGCCGCTGGCAAAAGTTAGAATTGGGGGCAAAAACGCCCAACCCATCCTCACGCGCTGGCAGTGGTTCAGCATCACCTTGTGTACCACCATTGCCATTGGCATTTTGTTTTGGGCCACAGCGGAGCCACTATACCATCTGCACACCCCTCCGGGAGGGATTGGGGTAAAAGCCAATAGCCCGGAGTCGGCCCGTTTTGCCATGTCCACCATGTTTTTACACTGGACATTTACACCCTATAGCATTTATACGGTAGCCGGTTTGATGTTTGCCATCGCCTATTACAACCTCAAACAGCCTTTCAGTTTGGGTTCAATGCTGTTTCCACTGATTGGGGAACGCAAACCCGGTGCCTGGAGTCATGCCATCGACGCCATTTGTTTGTACAGTTTGGTGGCGGGAATGGCGGCCTCTCTGGGCGCAGGAATTTTGACGGTGGCAGGCGGAATGGAACGTTTTTTCGGCCTCAAAGACAGTCCGATGCTCTTGTTGTTGATTGCACTGGTCATTGTCGCTTCGTTCATCATTTCGGCCATCACCGGGCTTTTTAACGGCATCCGCATTTTGTCCAACATCAATACGTATGCCTTTTTTGTGCTGGCTTTGTTTGTTTTGGTCTTTGGCCCCACGCGTTATTTGTTTCAATATGGTATTGAAGGCATGGGCGATTATGCCAGTACCTTTTTCCCGCGTAGCCTCAGTTTACAAGTAGACAAATCCTGGGCCGACAGCTGGACGGTCTTTTATTGGGCCAACTGGTTGGCCTGGACACCCGTAACTGCACTTTTTCTGGGGCGGGTAGCCATCGGTTATACCGTACGCGACTTCATCCACTACAATTTGATCCTTCCTTCCCTTTTTTCGGTGGTTTGGATGGTCATTTTCAGCGGTAGCGCCATCCATATGGATTTTGTGGCCCATACGGCCAATCTGTATGGCACCTTACAAAGCCAGGGTCCAGAGAGTGTCATTTATGGCGTACTGGATCAATTGCCCCTGGCGGAACTTACCGGGCTCTCTTTTTTGGCCACGGCATTTTTGTCGTATGTGGCGGGTGCCGATGCGAATACTTCGGCGATGAGCAGTTTGTCGAGCAGTGGTATTTCACCGGAAAGCCCGGAAGCTCCAGTTTGGATCAAAATCGTCTGGGGAAGTTTGGTGGGCCTGATTGCCTGGGTCATGGTGGCCAATGCTGGCATAGAAGGAATCAAAATGGCCTCGACATTGGGGGGATTTCCGGCGCTGTTTCTGGTGTTGGCGGTGGCGCTGGGATTGGTGAAGATTTTGTTGAAGCCGGGGAGGTACGTGTTAGAATAA